A single Zootoca vivipara chromosome 1, rZooViv1.1, whole genome shotgun sequence DNA region contains:
- the MIA2 gene encoding melanoma inhibitory activity protein 2 isoform X6 produces the protein MERAEEEVLAALPENMKPGPDLYGFPWEMVVCGAVVAVFTILLLMCRSYQSIRSRLYVGREKQLASKVAELVEDKCKVLEKLSLCKKEYEELENFLKDSSLLQGSVSTSSMKAAYEELSSSNSALKSDIECLEKEVKEEKSKRSEQDDLLIEIQRRMESLENEAKSIQMQVAEAKSTLKVYEINRERLKTSVQDAIAENNQLHESEKQLLKEAEGQSEQLSELNEQAKMFETSKASMEETLKNKESQAKSLTESLLKMKDWSFTLDEHTAAEDNHWDNDIKTETENGEHLDDQEKRTVKKLIHAAKLNACLKSMESEINQMCSKLTDENKAKEQLAERIENLQKEHITLHSENTHFESEVQKLQQKLKVMTELYQENEMNLHRKLTVEEKDRLQKEEKLSKVDETISHAAEEVNRYRQRAEELEEELKKTVHSYENLVKSHEQKAHDNWLAARAAERHLSDIREENAYSRQKLTEAEFKFDRLEKDPYALDMPVRAFGREHSPYGPSPMGRPSSETRAFLSPPTLLEGPLRFSPVLPGGGGGRGSRGPGNAGMYEVSNERGELHSDRLSDPHRPPSDTGSLSPPWDRDHRIMPLPAGQLYNEQSLPRRPERFYSSHPNSGRLSGPAELRSYSMPSFDKADGQASENNSGTDLSGNGIRDHPNDGNTLNASDQSHAPDNGGFGPGIVPPPLPLLRAPLMPMDPRGPFMRRGPPFPPVPPGAYGPREYFPRDFAGLPRPLLPMRGPFPMRPYSQYPPPRAGFFPPLPAESRTEMPAELTHPSTASSASPQESQEET, from the exons atggaaagagcagaggaagag gtTCTTGCAGCATTGCCTGAAAATATGAAACCTGGTCCAGATCTTTATGGCTTTCcatgggaaatggtggtttgtggTGCAGTTGTTGCCGTTTTTACTATCTTACTTCTGATGTGTAGGAGTTATCAGTCA ATTAGAAGTAGACTTTATGTAG GAAGAGAGAAACAGCTTGCCAGTAAAGTTGCTGAACTAGTTGAAGACAAATGTAAAGTACTGGAAAAACTCAGTCTCTGCAAAAAAGAG TATGAAGAGTTAGAAAACTTCCTAAAAGATTCCAGTCTTCTGCAAGGGTCAGTCAGTACATCAAGCATGAAG GCAGCATATGAAGAACTGAGCAGCTCGAACTCTGCACTCAAGAGTGACATAGAATGTTTAGAAAAAGAAGTTAAAGAAGAGAAGTCCAAACGATCAGAGCAGGATGACTTG TTGATTGAAATACAGAGAAGAATGGAATCCTTAGAAAATGAAGCAAAGTCTATTCAAATGCAAGTAGCTGAA GCCAAGTCCACATTAAAAGTATATGAGATCAACAGAGAGAGGTTGAAAACATCTGTCCAAGATGCAATAGCTGAAAACAACCAACTTCATGAAAGTGAAAAACAG CTCTTAAAAGAAGCTGAAGGACAGAGTGAACAATTAAGTGAGTTAAATGAGCAAGCAAAAATGTTTGAAACCTCAAAAGCAAgtatggaggagactcttaaaaataaagaaagtcaAGCCAAG TCACTGACAGAGAGCTTGTTGAAGATGAAAGACTGGAGCTTTACATTAGATGAACATACTGCTGCTGAAGACAACCATTGGGATAATGATATAAAGACTGAAACAGAAAATGGGGAGCACTTAG ATGATCAGGAAAAACGAACTGTAAAGAAGTTGATTCATGCTGCGAAG CTAAATGCTTGTCTAAAATCTATGGAATCAGAAATAAATCAAATGTGTTCAAAGCTAACggatgaaaacaaagcaaaagagcAACTTGCAG AACGCATTGAAAATCTGCAAAAGGAACATATCACATTGCATTCTGAAAATACACACTTTGAAAGCGAAGTTCAGAAGCTTCAGCAAAAGCTTAAAGTCATGACTGAACTGTatcaagaaaatgaaatgaacctTCACAG gaaattaacTGTAGAAGAAAAAGATCGTttacagaaagaagaaaagctttCCAAAGTTGATGAGACAATCAGTCATGCTGCTGAAGAAGTGAACCGTTATCG ACAACGAGCAGAAGAACTAgaagaagaactgaaaaaaaCAGTTCACTCTTATGAGAATctg GTTAAGTCCCATGAGCAGAAAGCTCATGATAACTGG ctggcAGCACGGGCAGCTGAAAGGCACCTCAGTGATATAAGAGAAGAAAATGCATACAGTAGACAAAA ATTAACAGAAGCAGAATTTAAATTTGATCGTTTGGAAAAGGATCCTTATGCTCTTGATATGCCAGTTAGGGCATTTGGCAGAG AGCACTCCCCATATGGACCCTCACCAATGGGCAGACCTTCATCTGAAACAAgagcttttctttcccctccaaccTTATTGGAGGGTCCCTTAAGATTTTCACCTGTGCTtccaggtggaggaggaggaagag GATCAAGAGGACCGGGGAATGCTGGCATGTATGAAGTTAGTAATGAAAGAGGAGAGTTGCATTCTGACAGGTTATCTGATCCCCACAGACCACCTTCTGACACTGGATCTTTGTCACCTCCATGGGATAGAGATCACAGGATAATGCCCCTGCCTGCAG GTCAGCTGTATAATGAGCAATCTCTTCCTCGAAGACCAGAAAGATTTTATTCCAGTCATCCAAACTCAGGAAGACTTTCAGGACCAGCAGAACTAAGAAGTTATAGCATGCCTTCATTTGATAAAGCAG ATGGACAAGCATCTGAGAATAACTCAGGAACAGACTTAAGTGGAAATGGAATAAGAGATCATCCCAATGACGGT AATACGCTCAATGCCTCGGATCAGTCTCATGCACCTGACAATGGAGGCTTTGGGCCTGGAATTGTGCCGCCGCCACTGCCCTTACTGCGAGCTCCTCTAATGCCAATGGACCCAAGGGGGCCTTTCATGAGAAGAGGCCCTCCTTTTCCACCAGTGCCTCCTGGCGCATATGGACCTCGAGAATATTTCCCAAGGGATTTTGCTGGTCTGCCACGTCCTCTTCTGCCAA TGAGAGGTCCATTTCCTATGAGGCCTTATTCTCAATACCCGCCTCCAAGGGCTGGTTTTTTCCCACCACTGCCAGCTGAGAGCAGAACTGAAATGCCTGCTGAGTTAACACATCCGTCAACTGCATCTTCTGCATCTCCTCAAGAATCACAAGAAGAAACTTGA
- the MIA2 gene encoding melanoma inhibitory activity protein 2 isoform X7 yields MKPGPDLYGFPWEMVVCGAVVAVFTILLLMCRSYQSIRSRLYVGREKQLASKVAELVEDKCKVLEKLSLCKKEYEELENFLKDSSLLQGSVSTSSMKAAYEELSSSNSALKSDIECLEKEVKEEKSKRSEQDDLLIEIQRRMESLENEAKSIQMQVAEAKSTLKVYEINRERLKTSVQDAIAENNQLHESEKQLLKEAEGQSEQLSELNEQAKMFETSKASMEETLKNKESQAKSLTESLLKMKDWSFTLDEHTAAEDNHWDNDIKTETENGEHLDDQEKRTVKKLIHAAKLNACLKSMESEINQMCSKLTDENKAKEQLAERIENLQKEHITLHSENTHFESEVQKLQQKLKVMTELYQENEMNLHRKLTVEEKDRLQKEEKLSKVDETISHAAEEVNRYRQRAEELEEELKKTVHSYENLVKSHEQKAHDNWLAARAAERHLSDIREENAYSRQKLTEAEFKFDRLEKDPYALDMPVRAFGREHSPYGPSPMGRPSSETRAFLSPPTLLEGPLRFSPVLPGGGGGRGSRGPGNAGMYEVSNERGELHSDRLSDPHRPPSDTGSLSPPWDRDHRIMPLPAGQLYNEQSLPRRPERFYSSHPNSGRLSGPAELRSYSMPSFDKADGQASENNSGTDLSGNGIRDHPNDGNTLNASDQSHAPDNGGFGPGIVPPPLPLLRAPLMPMDPRGPFMRRGPPFPPVPPGAYGPREYFPRDFAGLPRPLLPMRGPFPMRPYSQYPPPRAGFFPPLPAESRTEMPAELTHPSTASSASPQESQEET; encoded by the exons ATGAAACCTGGTCCAGATCTTTATGGCTTTCcatgggaaatggtggtttgtggTGCAGTTGTTGCCGTTTTTACTATCTTACTTCTGATGTGTAGGAGTTATCAGTCA ATTAGAAGTAGACTTTATGTAG GAAGAGAGAAACAGCTTGCCAGTAAAGTTGCTGAACTAGTTGAAGACAAATGTAAAGTACTGGAAAAACTCAGTCTCTGCAAAAAAGAG TATGAAGAGTTAGAAAACTTCCTAAAAGATTCCAGTCTTCTGCAAGGGTCAGTCAGTACATCAAGCATGAAG GCAGCATATGAAGAACTGAGCAGCTCGAACTCTGCACTCAAGAGTGACATAGAATGTTTAGAAAAAGAAGTTAAAGAAGAGAAGTCCAAACGATCAGAGCAGGATGACTTG TTGATTGAAATACAGAGAAGAATGGAATCCTTAGAAAATGAAGCAAAGTCTATTCAAATGCAAGTAGCTGAA GCCAAGTCCACATTAAAAGTATATGAGATCAACAGAGAGAGGTTGAAAACATCTGTCCAAGATGCAATAGCTGAAAACAACCAACTTCATGAAAGTGAAAAACAG CTCTTAAAAGAAGCTGAAGGACAGAGTGAACAATTAAGTGAGTTAAATGAGCAAGCAAAAATGTTTGAAACCTCAAAAGCAAgtatggaggagactcttaaaaataaagaaagtcaAGCCAAG TCACTGACAGAGAGCTTGTTGAAGATGAAAGACTGGAGCTTTACATTAGATGAACATACTGCTGCTGAAGACAACCATTGGGATAATGATATAAAGACTGAAACAGAAAATGGGGAGCACTTAG ATGATCAGGAAAAACGAACTGTAAAGAAGTTGATTCATGCTGCGAAG CTAAATGCTTGTCTAAAATCTATGGAATCAGAAATAAATCAAATGTGTTCAAAGCTAACggatgaaaacaaagcaaaagagcAACTTGCAG AACGCATTGAAAATCTGCAAAAGGAACATATCACATTGCATTCTGAAAATACACACTTTGAAAGCGAAGTTCAGAAGCTTCAGCAAAAGCTTAAAGTCATGACTGAACTGTatcaagaaaatgaaatgaacctTCACAG gaaattaacTGTAGAAGAAAAAGATCGTttacagaaagaagaaaagctttCCAAAGTTGATGAGACAATCAGTCATGCTGCTGAAGAAGTGAACCGTTATCG ACAACGAGCAGAAGAACTAgaagaagaactgaaaaaaaCAGTTCACTCTTATGAGAATctg GTTAAGTCCCATGAGCAGAAAGCTCATGATAACTGG ctggcAGCACGGGCAGCTGAAAGGCACCTCAGTGATATAAGAGAAGAAAATGCATACAGTAGACAAAA ATTAACAGAAGCAGAATTTAAATTTGATCGTTTGGAAAAGGATCCTTATGCTCTTGATATGCCAGTTAGGGCATTTGGCAGAG AGCACTCCCCATATGGACCCTCACCAATGGGCAGACCTTCATCTGAAACAAgagcttttctttcccctccaaccTTATTGGAGGGTCCCTTAAGATTTTCACCTGTGCTtccaggtggaggaggaggaagag GATCAAGAGGACCGGGGAATGCTGGCATGTATGAAGTTAGTAATGAAAGAGGAGAGTTGCATTCTGACAGGTTATCTGATCCCCACAGACCACCTTCTGACACTGGATCTTTGTCACCTCCATGGGATAGAGATCACAGGATAATGCCCCTGCCTGCAG GTCAGCTGTATAATGAGCAATCTCTTCCTCGAAGACCAGAAAGATTTTATTCCAGTCATCCAAACTCAGGAAGACTTTCAGGACCAGCAGAACTAAGAAGTTATAGCATGCCTTCATTTGATAAAGCAG ATGGACAAGCATCTGAGAATAACTCAGGAACAGACTTAAGTGGAAATGGAATAAGAGATCATCCCAATGACGGT AATACGCTCAATGCCTCGGATCAGTCTCATGCACCTGACAATGGAGGCTTTGGGCCTGGAATTGTGCCGCCGCCACTGCCCTTACTGCGAGCTCCTCTAATGCCAATGGACCCAAGGGGGCCTTTCATGAGAAGAGGCCCTCCTTTTCCACCAGTGCCTCCTGGCGCATATGGACCTCGAGAATATTTCCCAAGGGATTTTGCTGGTCTGCCACGTCCTCTTCTGCCAA TGAGAGGTCCATTTCCTATGAGGCCTTATTCTCAATACCCGCCTCCAAGGGCTGGTTTTTTCCCACCACTGCCAGCTGAGAGCAGAACTGAAATGCCTGCTGAGTTAACACATCCGTCAACTGCATCTTCTGCATCTCCTCAAGAATCACAAGAAGAAACTTGA
- the MIA2 gene encoding melanoma inhibitory activity protein 2 isoform X5 has translation MVSPCSPLRGCRWCVPFAGRAPRTGRGGVGGAAGCRWAPLSRAAVAAVKMAAAGDAAVVGGSPEDAVEPVAGGLGLGWRDSARRYCGLALESVLAALPENMKPGPDLYGFPWEMVVCGAVVAVFTILLLMCRSYQSIRSRLYVGREKQLASKVAELVEDKCKVLEKLSLCKKEYEELENFLKDSSLLQGSVSTSSMKAAYEELSSSNSALKSDIECLEKEVKEEKSKRSEQDDLLIEIQRRMESLENEAKSIQMQVAEAKSTLKVYEINRERLKTSVQDAIAENNQLHESEKQLLKEAEGQSEQLSELNEQAKMFETSKASMEETLKNKESQAKSLTESLLKMKDWSFTLDEHTAAEDNHWDNDIKTETENGEHLDDQEKRTVKKLIHAAKLNACLKSMESEINQMCSKLTDENKAKEQLAERIENLQKEHITLHSENTHFESEVQKLQQKLKVMTELYQENEMNLHRKLTVEEKDRLQKEEKLSKVDETISHAAEEVNRYRQRAEELEEELKKTVHSYENLVKSHEQKAHDNWLAARAAERHLSDIREENAYSRQKLTEAEFKFDRLEKDPYALDMPVRAFGREHSPYGPSPMGRPSSETRAFLSPPTLLEGPLRFSPVLPGGGGGRGSRGPGNAGMYEVSNERGELHSDRLSDPHRPPSDTGSLSPPWDRDHRIMPLPAGQLYNEQSLPRRPERFYSSHPNSGRLSGPAELRSYSMPSFDKADGQASENNSGTDLSGNGIRDHPNDGNTLNASDQSHAPDNGGFGPGIVPPPLPLLRAPLMPMDPRGPFMRRGPPFPPVPPGAYGPREYFPRDFAGLPRPLLPMRGPFPMRPYSQYPPPRAGFFPPLPAESRTEMPAELTHPSTASSASPQESQEET, from the exons ATGgtttctccctgctcccccctccgAGGCTGCCGGTGGTGCGTCCCGTTCGCCGGGCGGGCGCCCAGGACAGGAAGAGGCGGTGTGGGCGGCGCTGCCGGTTGTCGCTGGGCGCCCCTGAGCCGAGCAGCAGTTGCTGCAGTAAAGATGGCTGCTGCCGGCGACGCCGCTGTTGTGGGGGGCAGCCCGGAGGACGCCGTGGAGCCCGTGGCCGGAGGCCTCGGGCTGGGATGGCGGGACAGCGCTCGACGCTACTGCGGACTGGCCTTGGAGAGC gtTCTTGCAGCATTGCCTGAAAATATGAAACCTGGTCCAGATCTTTATGGCTTTCcatgggaaatggtggtttgtggTGCAGTTGTTGCCGTTTTTACTATCTTACTTCTGATGTGTAGGAGTTATCAGTCA ATTAGAAGTAGACTTTATGTAG GAAGAGAGAAACAGCTTGCCAGTAAAGTTGCTGAACTAGTTGAAGACAAATGTAAAGTACTGGAAAAACTCAGTCTCTGCAAAAAAGAG TATGAAGAGTTAGAAAACTTCCTAAAAGATTCCAGTCTTCTGCAAGGGTCAGTCAGTACATCAAGCATGAAG GCAGCATATGAAGAACTGAGCAGCTCGAACTCTGCACTCAAGAGTGACATAGAATGTTTAGAAAAAGAAGTTAAAGAAGAGAAGTCCAAACGATCAGAGCAGGATGACTTG TTGATTGAAATACAGAGAAGAATGGAATCCTTAGAAAATGAAGCAAAGTCTATTCAAATGCAAGTAGCTGAA GCCAAGTCCACATTAAAAGTATATGAGATCAACAGAGAGAGGTTGAAAACATCTGTCCAAGATGCAATAGCTGAAAACAACCAACTTCATGAAAGTGAAAAACAG CTCTTAAAAGAAGCTGAAGGACAGAGTGAACAATTAAGTGAGTTAAATGAGCAAGCAAAAATGTTTGAAACCTCAAAAGCAAgtatggaggagactcttaaaaataaagaaagtcaAGCCAAG TCACTGACAGAGAGCTTGTTGAAGATGAAAGACTGGAGCTTTACATTAGATGAACATACTGCTGCTGAAGACAACCATTGGGATAATGATATAAAGACTGAAACAGAAAATGGGGAGCACTTAG ATGATCAGGAAAAACGAACTGTAAAGAAGTTGATTCATGCTGCGAAG CTAAATGCTTGTCTAAAATCTATGGAATCAGAAATAAATCAAATGTGTTCAAAGCTAACggatgaaaacaaagcaaaagagcAACTTGCAG AACGCATTGAAAATCTGCAAAAGGAACATATCACATTGCATTCTGAAAATACACACTTTGAAAGCGAAGTTCAGAAGCTTCAGCAAAAGCTTAAAGTCATGACTGAACTGTatcaagaaaatgaaatgaacctTCACAG gaaattaacTGTAGAAGAAAAAGATCGTttacagaaagaagaaaagctttCCAAAGTTGATGAGACAATCAGTCATGCTGCTGAAGAAGTGAACCGTTATCG ACAACGAGCAGAAGAACTAgaagaagaactgaaaaaaaCAGTTCACTCTTATGAGAATctg GTTAAGTCCCATGAGCAGAAAGCTCATGATAACTGG ctggcAGCACGGGCAGCTGAAAGGCACCTCAGTGATATAAGAGAAGAAAATGCATACAGTAGACAAAA ATTAACAGAAGCAGAATTTAAATTTGATCGTTTGGAAAAGGATCCTTATGCTCTTGATATGCCAGTTAGGGCATTTGGCAGAG AGCACTCCCCATATGGACCCTCACCAATGGGCAGACCTTCATCTGAAACAAgagcttttctttcccctccaaccTTATTGGAGGGTCCCTTAAGATTTTCACCTGTGCTtccaggtggaggaggaggaagag GATCAAGAGGACCGGGGAATGCTGGCATGTATGAAGTTAGTAATGAAAGAGGAGAGTTGCATTCTGACAGGTTATCTGATCCCCACAGACCACCTTCTGACACTGGATCTTTGTCACCTCCATGGGATAGAGATCACAGGATAATGCCCCTGCCTGCAG GTCAGCTGTATAATGAGCAATCTCTTCCTCGAAGACCAGAAAGATTTTATTCCAGTCATCCAAACTCAGGAAGACTTTCAGGACCAGCAGAACTAAGAAGTTATAGCATGCCTTCATTTGATAAAGCAG ATGGACAAGCATCTGAGAATAACTCAGGAACAGACTTAAGTGGAAATGGAATAAGAGATCATCCCAATGACGGT AATACGCTCAATGCCTCGGATCAGTCTCATGCACCTGACAATGGAGGCTTTGGGCCTGGAATTGTGCCGCCGCCACTGCCCTTACTGCGAGCTCCTCTAATGCCAATGGACCCAAGGGGGCCTTTCATGAGAAGAGGCCCTCCTTTTCCACCAGTGCCTCCTGGCGCATATGGACCTCGAGAATATTTCCCAAGGGATTTTGCTGGTCTGCCACGTCCTCTTCTGCCAA TGAGAGGTCCATTTCCTATGAGGCCTTATTCTCAATACCCGCCTCCAAGGGCTGGTTTTTTCCCACCACTGCCAGCTGAGAGCAGAACTGAAATGCCTGCTGAGTTAACACATCCGTCAACTGCATCTTCTGCATCTCCTCAAGAATCACAAGAAGAAACTTGA